Sequence from the Rhodococcus jostii RHA1 genome:
GCAGTGTGCCGATGTGGACGTCGAGCGAACGCGAGACCGCCACGAACGCGTCACCCCACACCCGGTCCATCAGTTGCTGACGGCTGACCGCGGCCCCCGGGTTCTCGAGCAGGATCTCGAGGAGGGCGAATTCCTTCGACGTCAGGTCGACCTCGGTGCCCGCCACGGTGACGGTGCGGGAATCGAGGTCGACGCGGACGTCGCCGGTGACCACTTCACGTGGTGCGCCGCCTTCGACGGCCATACTTCGCCGGCGCACCACTTCGATGCGAGCGAAAAGCTCGGACATACGCGCGGGCTTGACGAGGTAGTCGTCGGCGCCGCCACGCAGGCCGCGCACCACCGAACGTTCGTCGTCGCGGGCGGTCAGGATGATGACGGGGACGGCACTGACCTGGCGGAGCTGACGCAACACCTCGAGCCCGTCGCGGTCCGGTAACCCCAGATCGAGCAGGACGAAGTCCACCTCGCCGTGGTGCAGCAGCAGTTCCGACCCGAACTTCATCCGCACGGGCTGGTGTGCCTGCCGGGTCAGTCCCGCAACGATTGCGTTGCCGACGCCGTCGTCGTCTTCGACCACCGCGATGCGCATAACCGGCATTGTCCCCCGGCCGCGGTGCGCCGGGGGAACATTGCCGGAGGACGAGGGATCAGACACGCTCGAGTCGGCGGTCGTCGCGGTCTTCCTCGCGTCCGTCGCGGGCGTGATTCTCCGTCTCGGGATCGAGGGTGGTGCCGCCCTTGCCCTTGGCCATGAACAGCGCGGCAACCAGGGTCAGCGCCGAGCAACCTACGACGTAGTAGAAGAACGCCGATTCATGTCCGGCCTGCTTGAGAGCGAGCGCGAGAGGCTCGGCCGTGCCACTGAACAGGGCGGCGGTGATCGCATGCGGCAACCCGACACCGAGCGCGCGGACCTTCGTCGGGAACAGTTCCGCCTTGACGATCGCGCTCAGCGCGCTGTAGGCGGTCACGATGACCAGTCCGGTCATCATCAGGCCGAACGCGACGAACGCGTTGGTGGTGTTGCCGAGAACGGTCAGGATCGGGACGGTCAGCACGGTCGAGCCGACACCGAAGAACAGCATGACCTTGCGGCGACCGATGCGGTCGGAGATCAGTCCGGCCACGGGCTGCAGCAGCATGTAGATGAACAGTGCGGCGAAGTTGATCCACGCCACCGTTTCCGGGGCGATCCCCGAGGTGTTGATCATGTACTTCTGCAGGTACGTGGTGTACGTGTAGAACGCGACGGTGCCGCCGATCGCGAGGCCGAACACCATCGCGAGCTGCTTCGGGTACTGCAGCAGCAGGCGGAGGGTGCCGCGCTTGGCCGACGGCTTCGTGCCGGATGCCTTCTCGGCAGCAATCTGGGCCGCTTCCTCCTTGTACTGGTCCGACTCGTCCATCCCACGACGGAAGAGCATCACGGTCACGGCGGCGATCGCGCCGATCACGAACGGAATACGCCAACCCCAGGCCTGCATCTGGTCGATGGTCAGAAGCTGCAGCAGAATGATCTGGACGCCGAGCGCGGCGAGCTGACCCAGAATGATCGACACGTACTGGAAGCTCGAGTAGAAGCCGCGTCGGCCGGGCGTCGCGACCTCGGACAGGTACGTCGCGCTGGAAGCGAATTCGCCTCCCACGGAGAGTCCCTGGATCAGCCGCGCCATCACCAGCAACGCCGGGGCGAGCATTCCAATCGCCTCGAAACTCGGTGTCGCAGCGATGATCAACGATCCTGCGGCCATCATCAGCACCGACAACGTCAGAGCGTTCTTGCGCCCGTACCTGTCCGCGTATCGACCCAAGATGTAGCCACCGATCGGGCGCATCAGGAATCCGACGGCGAAAACCAGTGCCGTGGAGAGAAGCTGGGCAGTCGTGCTGCTCTGCGGGAAGAAGGACGCCGCGAAGAACACGCTGAACGCTGCATAGACGAACCAGTCGTACCACTCCACGAGGTTGCCGATGCAGCCGCGAACCACGTTCGCTACAACCCGCCTCTCGCCGGTCGACGACGTTGGGTTCGAAGTCGTGTGTCGCATGATGTTCCTTCCTCGACTGCTGTGATGATGCATAGCCACTGACACCAATGTGGTCGCCACCACAGCGAGAGGGAAGGGATGGGCCGCTTTCCTTACATTCGCTTTAGACGGCACCGCAGCGGGTCGGTCCGAGCCCACCCGAGGGTGAGCCTTATCGGCATCGGCCGAGCTCGAGGCCATTTTTCTCGTCGCGACCCGAGTTGACGTCTGTCATGCCTTCACGTTCCGCGGTCGCATGCCCGATCGGCATGGTTCCATCACGAAATAGCATTTTCCAACGCCGTCCATCACACATCAGAATATTGGCGACACCGACTTCCCCAAGAAGGAGCCACCATGCAGACCGTCGAGAAAGAGACTCCGGTATGGCAGAAGGAGATCTTCGAGATCCTGAAGTCCGGAGACGTCAAACAGATTACCTACGTCCCCGATGCCGGACATTCCCACGCCATCCGTGAGGCACAACAGGACCCCGACATCCGAGATGTCGTGCTGACCACCGAGGAAGAAGGTGTCGCGGTCGTCAGCGGAGCATGGCTCGGCGGCCAACGGTCGGTTCTGCTCATGCAGAGCAGCGGAGTGGGTAACTGCGTCAACATGTTCTCGCTGTTGGAGATGTGCAAGTTCCCGTTTCTGACGCTGGTCACCATGCGGGGGGAGTACGCCGAGTTCAACCCGTGGCAAAGCCCGATGGGACAAGCCACTCAGGCGGCTCTGGAAATCATGGGGATCACCGTTCACCGCGCAGATCATCCCGACGAAGTCGCAGATGTGGTCGCGGCGGCCTTCGACTCCGCGTTCCTGGCCGGTGAGCGCGTCGCAGTCCTCCTGGGCCAGAGCCTGATCGGACGCAAGAAGTGGGAGAACATGTGATGAGTGCCGATACTACATCCAGGATCGATCGACGCCTCTTCGTGGCAGACCTGCTGTCCGAGGTACCCGACGCGCTCATGGTCACCGGGCTGGGGTCGCCCTCCTACGACGTGTGTGCCGCCGGCGCCAGGCCGCGCATCTTCTATCTGTGGGGTGCCATGGGCGCCGCAACACCGCTCGGACTCGGTCTCGCGCTGGCGCAGCCCGACGAATCCGTTGTAGTGATCACCGGCGACGGCGAACAACTGATGGGAATCGGCGCACTCGGGACGATCGCCGTCCAGGCTCCGCCCAATCTCACCATCGTGGTACTCGACAACGGCCACTTCGGCGAGACCGGGATGCAGCCGAGTCACTCCAGTCTCGGAACCGACCTTTGCTCAGTGGCACAGGGATTCGGAATCGAGACGACATTGAGGATCGACTCGCACGACGGGTACGCGCAGATCGGCGACCACGTCCGCGCTCGTCGCGGAACGACGTTCGCGCAGGTACTCATCTCGAGTGCAGAAGCCCCGCGTGTGCTACCCCCGCGCGACGGCATCCACGTCAAGAACATCTTCCGGGCCGAACTCGGGTTCTCCCCCTTCTGACGAGAGCGAGGCAGCGATGCAGCGATATCCGCTCCACATCGACGGCACACAGCGGCACCCCCGGGACGATCGCTGGATCACCAGCGACAACCCGTACACCGGTAAGCCGTGGGCAGAGATCGCGCGGGGAAACGACAACGATGTCGACGAGGCCGTTCGGGCCGCCCACTGCGCGTTCACCGAAGGCCCGTGGTCGAGCACGACCGCGACCGACCGCGGGCGGGTATTGCGCGACATCGGTGACCGCATCGCCGAGGACGCCGATCGGCTCGCCCGAATCGAAGTGCAAGACAACGGAAAACTGCTCTCCGAGATGGGTGGGCAGGTCGACTACGTCCCGCAGTGGTTCTACTACTACGGGGGGCTGGCCGACAAGATCGAGGGCACCGTGCTCCCTCTCGACAAGAAGGGCTACTTCGCCTACACCAGGCGCGAGCCCATCGGGGTCGTCGCCGTCATCACCCCGTGGAATTCGCCGCTGCTGCTCCTGGCGTGGAAACTGGCGCCTGCCCTGGCGGCGGGATGCACGGTGGTGATCAAACCGTCCGAGTTCACTTCGGCATCCACCCTCGAACTGGTGAAACTTCTCGAAGAAGCGGGCCTGCCGCCGGGAGTGGTCAACGTGGTCACCGGATTCGGCGACGAGGTCGGCAGCCCCCTAGTAGTACTTTGTTAGGTTGGGAAGGTGTGGTCACAGAGTGGGCAGGTACCGATCCAACGGGCAAGTGCGCGTTGGAGTTCGCGGAGAACGGCGTAGAGGCTCAGTCCTGCCCAGCTGCTTTTGGGTCGGTGAGTCGGAGGGTGGTGAGGAATAGGTGAGCGGCGGTGACCAGGGTGGCGTGGTGATGCCAGCCCAGCCAGGAACGACCCTCGAAATGATCCAGTCCGAGACCGGTTTTCAGCTCCCGGTAATCGTGCTCGACGCGCCAGCGGAGTTTCGCCAGGCGCACGAGTTCTTTCAGTGGGGTGTCGGCGGGCAGGGTGGAGAGCCAGTAGTCGGTCGGTTCGTCGGCGCCGGCGGGCCACTCGGCGAGCAACCAGAGCTCGGGCAGGGTGCCGTCGTCGGCGCGGGGAATGTCGCGGTTCGCCGGGCGGAGGCGCAGTGCGGCGAACCGCGAGCGCATCGCCGCGGTCGGATTGGTCGGGTCGGCCTTGCCGCCGCGGCGCCAGGTCACCGTCCGCAGGGCCTTCCGTCCGGCGGCCAGGACCAGGTCCTTGCAGCTGGCGGCCGGTCCCGGGTAGCGCGGGGCCGGTTGCCGTCCGCGCCCGCTGTAGGGAGGTGTCTCGGGGACCGCGTCGCCGGGAAAGGCGCTGGTGGACCCCTTGACGGCGACGACGTAGTCGATGCCCCGCTCGGTCAGCGAGAGCCGGAAGGCGGTGGCGTCGCCGTAGCCGGCGTCCGCCACCGTGGTCGGCGGAATCCGGCCCCACTCGATCAGCTCGTCGATCATCTCGATCGCCATCTCCCACTTGGTGCGGTGCTGCTCCGCGTCGGGGATCGCGGACCGCTTCCTGCGGGCGGCGATCTCCGCGACCGCATCGGGATCGGTGGTGGACCGATCGTCCCAGCTCTGCGGCAGGAACAGTCGCCAGTCCAACGGGGCCGACGCGGCATCGGTGGCCGCGTGCACGCTGACCGCGATCTGGCAGTTGCCGACCTTGCCGAGGGTGCCCGAGTACTGCCGGGCCACACCCGGCGAGCGGTCGCCGTCCTTGACGAACCCGGTGTCGTCGATGACCCACGCATCCGGGGCGATCAGATCGCACGCTTTGCGGGAGAGGGTTTTCCGTACCGGAACCACGTCCCACGGCGAGGTCGTCACGAACTGCTGCAACTGTTGATGGTCGACCTGCAACCGCTGCGCCATCGGCTGCATCGACTTCCGCCGGCCGTCGAGCATCAACCCCCGCGCATACAGCCCCGCCTTCTCCCGTTGATCCTTCCGTGCCAGCGACGAGAACACCTCACCGACAAACGTATCCAACTGTTCCCCGACCCGGGCGAGAGCGGCTGTATCCATGCCCGCATGCTCTCGAGAAAACCACGAAAACTCGAGCCGACACGCCGAGCTAACAAAGTACTACTAGTCGACCACCCACTGGTCAAGAAGGTCAGCTTCACCGGGTCCGACCTCACCGGACGCCGGATCAACGAGCAGGCCGCCCGAAGCTTCAAGCACGTCAGTCTCGAACTCGGCGGCAAGTCACCGAATATCGTGTTCGACGACGCAGACCTGGACTCTGCCGTCAACGGGGTCGTGTCGGGAATCTTCGCCGCCACCGGCCAAACCTGCATCGCCGGATCCAGGCTCCTGGTGCAGCGATCGATTCACGACAGCTTCGTCGACAAGGTCGTCGACCTCGCTCGCACCGCGCGGATGGGTGACCCCCTCGATCCGCACACACAGGTCGGGCCGATCACCACCCGGCCGCAGTTCGCGAAGGTTCTCGAATACCTCGACGTCGCCAAGCACGACGGAGCCCGGGCAGTGCTCGGCGGCTCGGCGGCGCAACGACCCGAGTGCGGCAACGGCTGGTTCGTCGAACCCACGATCTTCACCGGCGTCGACAACAGCCACCGCCTCGCACAGGAAGAAGTGTTCGGCCCGGTACTCGCGGTCATCCCGT
This genomic interval carries:
- a CDS encoding response regulator transcription factor → MRIAVVEDDDGVGNAIVAGLTRQAHQPVRMKFGSELLLHHGEVDFVLLDLGLPDRDGLEVLRQLRQVSAVPVIILTARDDERSVVRGLRGGADDYLVKPARMSELFARIEVVRRRSMAVEGGAPREVVTGDVRVDLDSRTVTVAGTEVDLTSKEFALLEILLENPGAAVSRQQLMDRVWGDAFVAVSRSLDVHIGTLRAKLDRPGLISTIRGFGYRWVC
- a CDS encoding MFS transporter, coding for MRHTTSNPTSSTGERRVVANVVRGCIGNLVEWYDWFVYAAFSVFFAASFFPQSSTTAQLLSTALVFAVGFLMRPIGGYILGRYADRYGRKNALTLSVLMMAAGSLIIAATPSFEAIGMLAPALLVMARLIQGLSVGGEFASSATYLSEVATPGRRGFYSSFQYVSIILGQLAALGVQIILLQLLTIDQMQAWGWRIPFVIGAIAAVTVMLFRRGMDESDQYKEEAAQIAAEKASGTKPSAKRGTLRLLLQYPKQLAMVFGLAIGGTVAFYTYTTYLQKYMINTSGIAPETVAWINFAALFIYMLLQPVAGLISDRIGRRKVMLFFGVGSTVLTVPILTVLGNTTNAFVAFGLMMTGLVIVTAYSALSAIVKAELFPTKVRALGVGLPHAITAALFSGTAEPLALALKQAGHESAFFYYVVGCSALTLVAALFMAKGKGGTTLDPETENHARDGREEDRDDRRLERV
- a CDS encoding thiamine pyrophosphate-binding protein; translation: MQTVEKETPVWQKEIFEILKSGDVKQITYVPDAGHSHAIREAQQDPDIRDVVLTTEEEGVAVVSGAWLGGQRSVLLMQSSGVGNCVNMFSLLEMCKFPFLTLVTMRGEYAEFNPWQSPMGQATQAALEIMGITVHRADHPDEVADVVAAAFDSAFLAGERVAVLLGQSLIGRKKWENM
- a CDS encoding thiamine pyrophosphate-dependent enzyme — protein: MSADTTSRIDRRLFVADLLSEVPDALMVTGLGSPSYDVCAAGARPRIFYLWGAMGAATPLGLGLALAQPDESVVVITGDGEQLMGIGALGTIAVQAPPNLTIVVLDNGHFGETGMQPSHSSLGTDLCSVAQGFGIETTLRIDSHDGYAQIGDHVRARRGTTFAQVLISSAEAPRVLPPRDGIHVKNIFRAELGFSPF
- a CDS encoding aldehyde dehydrogenase family protein; protein product: MQRYPLHIDGTQRHPRDDRWITSDNPYTGKPWAEIARGNDNDVDEAVRAAHCAFTEGPWSSTTATDRGRVLRDIGDRIAEDADRLARIEVQDNGKLLSEMGGQVDYVPQWFYYYGGLADKIEGTVLPLDKKGYFAYTRREPIGVVAVITPWNSPLLLLAWKLAPALAAGCTVVIKPSEFTSASTLELVKLLEEAGLPPGVVNVVTGFGDEVGSPLVVLC
- a CDS encoding IS701 family transposase is translated as MDTAALARVGEQLDTFVGEVFSSLARKDQREKAGLYARGLMLDGRRKSMQPMAQRLQVDHQQLQQFVTTSPWDVVPVRKTLSRKACDLIAPDAWVIDDTGFVKDGDRSPGVARQYSGTLGKVGNCQIAVSVHAATDAASAPLDWRLFLPQSWDDRSTTDPDAVAEIAARRKRSAIPDAEQHRTKWEMAIEMIDELIEWGRIPPTTVADAGYGDATAFRLSLTERGIDYVVAVKGSTSAFPGDAVPETPPYSGRGRQPAPRYPGPAASCKDLVLAAGRKALRTVTWRRGGKADPTNPTAAMRSRFAALRLRPANRDIPRADDGTLPELWLLAEWPAGADEPTDYWLSTLPADTPLKELVRLAKLRWRVEHDYRELKTGLGLDHFEGRSWLGWHHHATLVTAAHLFLTTLRLTDPKAAGQD
- a CDS encoding aldehyde dehydrogenase family protein → MLSRKPRKLEPTRRANKVLLVDHPLVKKVSFTGSDLTGRRINEQAARSFKHVSLELGGKSPNIVFDDADLDSAVNGVVSGIFAATGQTCIAGSRLLVQRSIHDSFVDKVVDLARTARMGDPLDPHTQVGPITTRPQFAKVLEYLDVAKHDGARAVLGGSAAQRPECGNGWFVEPTIFTGVDNSHRLAQEEVFGPVLAVIPFDDEHDAVRIANDVRFGLGAGVWTSDIARAFRMAEAIQSGTVWVNTYRAVSFMAPFGGVKDSGLGRENGIGALDEYLHTKSVWINTGAPSGNPFVMR